One genomic window of Corvus moneduloides isolate bCorMon1 chromosome 14, bCorMon1.pri, whole genome shotgun sequence includes the following:
- the SERTM2 gene encoding serine-rich and transmembrane domain-containing 2, with protein MTEIYFKFRGNLTGRVHLPTLATEVDTTADKYSSLYVYVGLFLTLLAILLILLFSMLLRLKHVVSPISASPESTENVQQFTDVEMHSRIPTT; from the coding sequence ATGACTGAGATTTATTTCAAGTTCCGTGGAAACCTGACTGGCCGTGTCCACCTTCCAACGCTGGCTACTGAAGTAGACACGACAGCAGACAAATACTCCAGCCTCTACGTGTACGTGGGATTGTTCCTAACCCTCCTGGCTATCCTCCTGatcctgcttttctccatgCTCCTGCGCCTGAAGCACGTTGTCTCCCCCATCTCAGCCTCCCCAGAGAGCACTGAGAACGTGCAGCAGTTCACAGACGTGGAAATGCACAGCAGGATCCCCACCACTTAG